A region of Nitrospinota bacterium DNA encodes the following proteins:
- the aroC gene encoding chorismate synthase — MAGNSFGVQFRITTWGESHGPAVGVVVDGCPSGVSLTEEMIQTQLDRRRVGQSRITSQRNEPDAGRILSGVFEGVTTGAPIHIEIQNKDSRSSSYDAIKNLYRPGHADYAYTQKYGLRDYRGGGRSSARETACRVAGGAVARAFLSRYGMDVYAHVVKVHDVTAEKFDRGAIEKNEVRCADTEAAARMVSRILEARDKHDSVGGVIEVVALNVPAGLGEPVFDRFDAELARALMSINAVKGVEIGAGFSAVEKYGSENNDNMRMKDGKPSFLTNNSGGIDGGITNGNAIVARIAVKPTPSILEEQQTVTVDGKDTTVSVEGRHDPCVCPRAVPVAEAMTWLVIADHFLRNRSARA; from the coding sequence ATGGCTGGAAACTCATTCGGCGTTCAGTTCAGGATAACCACCTGGGGGGAGTCTCACGGCCCGGCGGTGGGGGTTGTGGTGGACGGATGCCCCTCAGGCGTGTCCCTGACGGAGGAGATGATACAGACCCAGCTGGACCGGCGCCGGGTGGGGCAGAGCAGGATAACGTCGCAACGCAACGAGCCGGACGCGGGTAGAATCCTGTCCGGAGTGTTCGAGGGGGTAACCACCGGCGCGCCCATTCACATCGAGATACAGAACAAAGACTCCCGGTCGTCTTCATACGACGCCATCAAGAACCTTTACAGGCCCGGCCATGCCGATTACGCCTACACCCAAAAATATGGATTGAGGGACTATCGCGGCGGCGGCAGGTCCTCGGCGCGGGAGACGGCTTGCCGGGTAGCGGGCGGAGCGGTGGCCAGGGCGTTCCTTTCCCGTTACGGTATGGATGTTTACGCCCACGTTGTAAAAGTCCATGACGTGACCGCGGAAAAATTCGACCGGGGAGCTATCGAAAAGAACGAGGTCCGTTGCGCCGATACGGAAGCGGCGGCGAGGATGGTGTCACGGATACTTGAAGCGCGGGACAAGCACGATTCGGTAGGCGGCGTTATAGAGGTGGTGGCGCTGAACGTTCCCGCCGGATTGGGGGAGCCGGTGTTTGATAGGTTCGACGCGGAGCTGGCCCGGGCGCTCATGTCCATCAACGCAGTGAAAGGGGTGGAGATAGGCGCAGGGTTCTCCGCCGTGGAAAAATACGGCTCCGAAAACAACGACAACATGCGGATGAAAGATGGGAAACCCTCGTTCCTCACCAACAACAGCGGCGGTATAGATGGCGGCATCACCAACGGGAACGCCATAGTTGCCCGTATAGCCGTGAAACCGACCCCTTCGATATTGGAGGAACAGCAGACCGTCACAGTGGACGGGAAAGACACCACCGTAAGCGTGGAAGGCAGGCACGACCCATGCGTATGCCCCCGCGCCGTTCCCGTGGCCGAAGCCATGACATGGTTAGTAATAGCCGACCATTTTTTAAGAAACAGGTCGGCCAGGGCTTAG
- a CDS encoding glycosyltransferase family 39 protein, which yields MKRHLPILAILFAATAARIYYAGLFELSLDEPYYWLWSLYPQLSYYDHPPMVAYFIYAAGLLGDSERFIRLPAILCMTGVTAFSYAIASGVANSMRVGIWAALLTLAIPMFSVGGLITTPDSPLLLFWSAALYCGYRAIDTQKPRWFYATGLCYGLAMLSKYTAVFFGPAFLIFLMASPENRHWLFRWTPYLAFILGMAVFSPVVYWNYTHDWASFKFQFSHGMDPVVDNLRMAAEFWGGQVALYGLFLFFFIVAASVGIGKLGLRGRRDDYLYLSLMSAPVLLFFVINSLRARMEGNWSAMAYVAAVIAAPIFYARMRERGAGWKKDWLFRGFAASVAVSALLIIYAHIQIVDPILPMPQKREISRRIYGWKVLGEESARLLKPMGSGAFMLTGRYQISSLLGYYAPGRPEAYMMAGEGRFGYLGSVDHLKGKNVLYVEETGRVDLNAIKGYFRKVEPAGVLRIERHGELIREFSFYRCYNYKGGLVKI from the coding sequence GTGAAACGCCATTTACCCATACTGGCCATTCTTTTCGCCGCCACCGCGGCGAGGATATATTACGCCGGGCTGTTCGAGCTTTCCCTGGACGAACCATATTACTGGCTTTGGTCGCTATACCCCCAATTGAGCTATTACGACCACCCGCCCATGGTGGCCTATTTCATATACGCCGCCGGTTTACTGGGTGATTCCGAGAGGTTTATAAGACTGCCAGCCATATTGTGCATGACGGGGGTTACAGCGTTCAGCTACGCCATCGCCTCAGGCGTGGCCAACAGCATGCGCGTGGGTATTTGGGCGGCGTTGCTGACGCTGGCGATTCCTATGTTTTCGGTTGGCGGACTGATAACCACGCCGGACTCGCCTCTATTATTGTTCTGGTCGGCGGCGCTATATTGCGGATACCGCGCCATAGACACCCAAAAGCCCCGCTGGTTCTACGCCACAGGGCTTTGCTATGGGCTGGCAATGCTTTCAAAGTACACGGCGGTGTTCTTCGGCCCCGCGTTCCTGATATTCCTGATGGCCTCGCCGGAGAACCGGCATTGGCTGTTCCGGTGGACTCCATATTTGGCGTTTATTTTAGGAATGGCCGTTTTCTCCCCGGTGGTTTACTGGAACTATACCCATGACTGGGCCTCGTTCAAGTTCCAGTTTAGCCATGGAATGGATCCCGTTGTGGATAACCTCCGGATGGCCGCCGAGTTCTGGGGCGGGCAGGTGGCTCTTTACGGGCTGTTCCTGTTTTTCTTTATTGTGGCGGCCTCCGTGGGTATCGGCAAGCTTGGCCTGCGCGGTCGCCGGGACGATTATCTGTATCTATCCCTCATGTCCGCCCCTGTCCTGCTTTTCTTCGTTATCAACAGCCTGCGGGCGCGGATGGAGGGGAACTGGAGCGCCATGGCGTATGTCGCCGCCGTCATCGCCGCGCCAATATTTTACGCCCGCATGCGGGAGCGGGGCGCTGGCTGGAAAAAGGATTGGCTGTTCCGGGGTTTTGCGGCGTCGGTGGCGGTTTCGGCGCTACTTATAATATACGCGCACATTCAGATTGTGGATCCCATCCTTCCCATGCCGCAGAAACGTGAGATAAGCAGAAGGATCTATGGCTGGAAGGTTTTGGGGGAGGAGTCCGCCCGGTTGCTAAAACCCATGGGCTCCGGGGCTTTCATGCTCACCGGCAGGTACCAGATATCCTCGTTGTTGGGATATTACGCCCCCGGCAGGCCAGAGGCTTACATGATGGCAGGCGAGGGACGGTTCGGCTATCTTGGCTCCGTGGATCATTTGAAGGGCAAGAACGTCCTTTATGTGGAGGAGACCGGGCGGGTGGATCTCAACGCCATCAAAGGCTATTTCCGCAAGGTGGAACCAGCAGGTGTATTACGGATCGAACGCCACGGGGAGCTAATCCGGGAATTTTCATTTTACAGATGCTACAATTACAAGGGCGGCCTCGTAAAGATATAG
- the sppA gene encoding signal peptide peptidase SppA — MARPGGHEKAGIQANLLSPGKVAIVKLHGVIVDGKEVKEQLRDWAEDDSVKAIVLHIVSPGGMVAPSQEIHSAVKRAVKEKPVVASMGAVAASGGYYVAAPCSKIVANPGTITGSIGVIMMFSTTYDLMSKIGLGAVVVKSGKFKDTGSPHRPFTEEDRELMQGVVDDTYDQFLQAVADGRKMPVEKARQVADGRVMSGRQAFKTKLVDQLGDMEDAVELAARLGGIEGEPETVEKTTSKGLMGVLFGEEEGDEVSLPFRFLLPTGIYYLWPAAW, encoded by the coding sequence ATGGCCCGCCCCGGGGGGCATGAAAAAGCCGGAATCCAGGCAAACCTGCTCTCCCCGGGCAAAGTGGCGATCGTGAAACTTCACGGTGTTATCGTTGACGGGAAGGAAGTAAAAGAGCAACTTCGGGATTGGGCCGAAGACGATTCGGTGAAAGCCATCGTTCTTCATATCGTCAGCCCCGGCGGCATGGTGGCGCCGTCGCAGGAAATCCACTCCGCCGTTAAACGGGCGGTAAAGGAGAAGCCGGTGGTGGCTTCCATGGGCGCCGTGGCGGCTTCCGGCGGCTATTACGTGGCCGCGCCCTGCTCCAAGATCGTGGCCAACCCGGGAACCATCACGGGTTCCATCGGCGTCATCATGATGTTTTCCACAACCTATGACCTAATGAGCAAGATAGGGCTTGGCGCCGTGGTTGTGAAAAGCGGTAAATTCAAAGACACAGGCTCACCCCACCGCCCATTTACCGAAGAGGACCGGGAGCTGATGCAGGGGGTTGTGGACGACACTTACGACCAGTTCCTGCAAGCCGTGGCCGATGGGCGCAAAATGCCCGTGGAAAAGGCGCGCCAAGTGGCCGACGGCCGGGTGATGTCCGGCAGGCAGGCGTTCAAAACCAAGCTCGTTGACCAGTTGGGAGACATGGAAGACGCCGTAGAGCTGGCCGCCAGGCTGGGAGGCATAGAGGGGGAGCCGGAGACCGTGGAGAAAACCACCAGTAAAGGCTTGATGGGCGTCCTTTTCGGAGAAGAGGAGGGGGATGAGGTCTCGCTTCCTTTCCGTTTCCTTCTTCCCACGGGCATTTACTACCTATGGCCAGCCGCCTGGTAG